TCAAAAGAAAGACTCGAGTTAAAATTTTAAAAACCGTTACCGACGATTTAAGAGAAATTATAAAATTAAAAATAGAATTACTAAAAAAATAAAAGTAGCTTTACGGACTTGCCCAGTTAGAACAACTTTACTAATACCCTAGTTTCGACCCATTTTGGTCGTTTTTTAAATTAATATAATATTTTAGTGAATAAACTATTTAACAATACTAGATGAGGCATTGAGGGGGAGAAACGTAAAATTTTCTAACTGGGGTTGACAAAAAGACAAAAATATGATAGAATCTTAATAAGATATGGGGCCGTACTAGGAGGTATGGCCTTCTATGTCGAAGTAGAAACAAAGGAGGTACTGTGAAGTTCGTTACCACCCTACTGATCGCCATAATGGCGGTCATGTTCGTCGGCTGCGCCACCACCGGCATTACGCCGAATCCCACCGCCGGCTTCAGGTTTGAGTCGCAGGTAGTCGGTGACCCCCGAGACCGGCCTGCAGACACCAATCGCCAGCGCCGAAGTCTCTATCTCCGGCGCCAACATCCAAGACAGAGCCCTGCGGGATACGATCATAAAGAACGTCAAGGGCAAATTCGACGAGTTGGTTGACCAATGCCTTCAGTTCAACAACCTCGTCCTAACCAAGGCTGTTCTGGATATAAAAAAGCGGGATGCCGAAGACTCTATCTTAAGAGCGCAGGGCGTGATCAAGGCCAAGGTGGGCATCATCAACGGCTCTAACCAAGAGCTGTATGTGGTGGTCCCATCTCAAGACCGAGGCGTTCGAGTCTGTCCAATACAGACTGCCAAGGTTAACAAGGTGAATGGCAACATTCTCTACCTGACACCAAATTCCAAAGTACCCCTCGTTGTTCAGAGCAAAGTCAACGGGCGCTGGAGCAAAACGTACACCACTGTCATCGACGTTCCCTACGCAGCTCCAGAAGACCGCAAGCCCTATCGTGACCTAAACAACGAAGGCTACGACCTCATCTACATCATCAACCTCGACGAGATGAAGCCCGCTTCAACCTCAATCGGAGCTGGCGCAACCGGAAGTATTGGTGGGGTAGAAAATACCCGTTGCTGCCACAACGACCCAGCCTACTGGCGAACAGCCGGATTCAATGTATATGGGTCCGGACCCGGCGATCGATTGCGGTAGACAAGTGCGGTAGGCAAGAACTTCGAAACAAAAGGGACGCCCCTACGGGCGTCCCTTCCATTTTACTATATTGATATTATTTTTTAGCCATCAATTAGGGAGTCGGCGCAACCACGTATTTGATTCTGGAAAGAACAAACATGGCCAAGGCGTAAGAAATCAAAATAATAAATAGGCCGATCACGCCGTTCATCATTAAAGATTTAGCCTTAGTAATCTTTTCTTCATTGCCGCCGGAGGTCATCCACTGGAAACCACCGATAATGATAATGACCACGGCAATTAGGCCAAGGAAGCCTAAAACAATGCGAACAATTCGGCCAACAATAATGGCTAGGTCGGTTTGTCCGCAAATTTCCGCCGTACAAGCAGTTCTCTCTAGCTCTTCAACTTGAGCATAAGAGGTTAGTACCGGCGCTATGGCTAAAAATATCATAATTAAAAGGCTAACCGCAATTAAATGACGGCTAACCTTTTTAGTTATACTAATATTCATTAAATGCTTCATGAACATTAAAATGAATTATAAAAAATCACTCAATTACTAGTGCTGGGTATTGGTATCAACGATTCTGGTAATCGCGTTCATGATGAAAAGCGAAGCAGCGTAAGCAATGACGATAATGAACAAACCGATCACGCCGGCGCCCATTAACTTTTTGGCACCGCCAATCTTTTCTTCATTGCCGCCGGAGGTCATCCACTGGAAACCACCGATAATGATAATGACCACGGCAATTAGGCCAAGGAAGCCTAAAACCAAACGAACGATACGAGCAATAACCACGGTTAAGTCGGCATTGCTTAATTCAGTCTGTGTTTCAAACTGTTCCAATCCTTCGTTCATTGGAGGTAGGGCCATGACTATTAGAGGGGCCACCACCATAGCAGTTAAAGCTGTCGCGATAAGAACTTTTTTCATAGATCCTCTTCGCGCCATTAAGAAATAATGGCGTTTTTAATTAATTTTTAAAAATTAAGAGACTAATTAAAAGACTATCTTATATTATTAATATTAAATTAAAATTTTACTTTGTCAATTATTTATCCACACCAGCCCTAAATTAGGGGACTGGACTGACTGATCGGAAAATAATACTAAAGACAAAGTTAAGAATCGAATAACTGGCAAAAATCAAGGCCAGACCCAAGGCCGCCCAAACCATAGTATCGCGCCCACTTCTGATTTTATCTTCACTGCCGCCGGAGGTCATCCATTGAATACCACCCCAGATAAACATCACCAAGGCCAAAATTCCCAAAACATTTAAAACGCCGCGAATAATTCTGCCAATAATAAGCGATAAATCAGTCGTGCATAAAGGGTTGGGCAATTCCCCTGGACCAGCTGTACAACTAGCGGCCTCGGCGAAAACGGGAATGCCCGTCAAAGACAAAATGATAATTAAGCTAAATGATAAAACTATTTTTTGCCAATTCTTCATAAAAATTATAATGAATCAAGTATTAAATTTAATTACCGCATGGCTGAGCTGTATCACCGAATAAAACAGTGTTGGTAGTTTTATCCATTTTGCCATCCTGGCGATTACAGCTGGTGTTTTTTTCTTGAAAGGCCTTTAGCGCTGCTTTGGTTTGATCGCCAAAACAGCCATCAATAATCGGTTCTCCGCATTTAAAGGTGGTTAATTTCTGCTGAACGTTGCGAACGGCCGTGCTTTTACAGGGCACGTCCCAAACGCCGCTATCAACCACTGGGCATTCATTCCATTTTTCAAAACATTTTGGTTGTTGAAGCGAATATTCTTCGTCCACACCTAAAATTTTCATAAAATTGAAGACGATTACATAGGCAGAAAGCACTATCACAATGCCGATGACGGCGCCGATAATGGCATTTTTACCGTCAGAAACTTTTTGCGCATTGCCAGCCGAAGTCATCCAAAGTATCCCGCCATAAATAAAAACCACCAAAGCGGCTACGCCCAAAAATTTTAAAATAATAGAGGCAATATTGATGGCAAATCGCTCAGCGCTAGTTAGGGTACATTCGCCGTTATCGCGACAATCTTCTATTCCAGACCAAAGATTAATCGATTGGGCCTGAGTGGTTTTTAAAATAAAAAATAGGCCACCCACCACTAAAATTATCGCCATCAAAACAATAAATGTTTTTTGTTTATTAAACATAATTTTACCTTTCTTCTATTAACGGCACGAAAATAAAACCGGGAAATTTTTTAGTTTGATAGTCGGTTTGTGTTTTTCGTTCAATTATATATATCTCTTGTCTGTCTATGCCAACCGGCACGACAATACGGCCGCCAATTCTTATTTGTGAAAAAAGTTGTTTTGGCAATTCAGCGGAGGCTGCGCCCACATGGATAATATCATAGGGTGCGAATTCGGGCAAGCCTTTCGAGCCATCGGCAGTCATAAAAACAGCTCGACCGCTGGAAACAAATTTATATTTTTCTGCATTCTGCTCGCCAAATTCTTTAAGTTCATTAATCCTTTCTAGGCCATAAATCTTACCCTCTGGTCCGACGATTTCTGAAAATAAAGCTGTAGTCCAACCCGATCCAGAGCCAATGTCTAAGACCCTGTCTCCCCTTTTAGGTTGGCAAAGCTCCAACATAAAGGCTACTGTTGAGGGCTGGGAATTAGTTTGGCCATAACCAATTTCCTGTGGCACGTCTAAATCAGCCACGCCCCGATTCAAGGATAAAATAAAATCGGAACGTTTTATCCTTTTAAAAGCCTCGATAATAATCGAAGTTTTAAGAATATCTGATTGTATTAATTGTTCAGCTAAATCCATAACTTTATTGCTAGTGGAGTTGGCCCGCTTCGACTTGCGTTAAGCGAGGCAATTAATGAGAGACCTACCCGACAGTAGACAGGGTTTAATACCCCTTATTTTTGCATAATTTCTTTAATTAGCCAAGTGGAAAAGAGGGCTATTAAGATTCCGCCCAACACATCAGAAGGATAATGCACGCCCCCAACCACGCGAGCCAGACCAATAATAAGGGCCGAAATTACAAAAATTATTCCCAAAATTCTGTTAACTCGCCAAAAGTTAAGCGAAAAAACAAATCCTAAAATAGTATGGTTAGAGGGAAATGACTGAGAGCTGGTGATGTTGATTAGCTGATCAGAGATTCTATAAACCAAAAACGGGCGGTGGCGGTGATAAAATAAACCGATTAATAAATAAACTAATTCTGCCAAGGCTAAACTTAGAATCAAACTTAATAAGGCCCGACCATATCTTACCTTTCTCGCTCGAGGCACTAAAAAATAGGACAAAACGGCGATCATCGGCAGAAAAGCAATCAAGAAATCAGCGAAAAAAATAATCAAACCGTCCAGCCATAAAGAATGCCCAGCTAAACCGTTTAAAAAATTAAAGATGTAATAATCTAAAGTCATAAGGCCTTTTTTAATTTTAAGAATAAACCAAATAAAAACAAGGCCAAGGTCGCGGCGATAAAAATTAAATACTTCGTCGCCTGGCCGTTGGTTAATTTTAGCCAAAGATTGCCAATTGAAGAAGATAAATTATTTATTTCAGCATTTTTCCCTAAAGGTTCATCTGCTTCAACCGTCTCCATCACAGAATTATTTTGAA
This window of the Patescibacteria group bacterium genome carries:
- a CDS encoding pilin codes for the protein MKNWQKIVLSFSLIIILSLTGIPVFAEAASCTAGPGELPNPLCTTDLSLIIGRIIRGVLNVLGILALVMFIWGGIQWMTSGGSEDKIRSGRDTMVWAALGLALIFASYSILNFVFSIIFRSVSPVP
- a CDS encoding peptidoglycan-binding domain-containing protein; the encoded protein is MFNKQKTFIVLMAIILVVGGLFFILKTTQAQSINLWSGIEDCRDNGECTLTSAERFAINIASIILKFLGVAALVVFIYGGILWMTSAGNAQKVSDGKNAIIGAVIGIVIVLSAYVIVFNFMKILGVDEEYSLQQPKCFEKWNECPVVDSGVWDVPCKSTAVRNVQQKLTTFKCGEPIIDGCFGDQTKAALKAFQEKNTSCNRQDGKMDKTTNTVLFGDTAQPCGN
- a CDS encoding fibrillarin-like rRNA/tRNA 2'-O-methyltransferase; translated protein: MDLAEQLIQSDILKTSIIIEAFKRIKRSDFILSLNRGVADLDVPQEIGYGQTNSQPSTVAFMLELCQPKRGDRVLDIGSGSGWTTALFSEIVGPEGKIYGLERINELKEFGEQNAEKYKFVSSGRAVFMTADGSKGLPEFAPYDIIHVGAASAELPKQLFSQIRIGGRIVVPVGIDRQEIYIIERKTQTDYQTKKFPGFIFVPLIEER
- a CDS encoding phosphatase PAP2 family protein, which produces MTLDYYIFNFLNGLAGHSLWLDGLIIFFADFLIAFLPMIAVLSYFLVPRARKVRYGRALLSLILSLALAELVYLLIGLFYHRHRPFLVYRISDQLINITSSQSFPSNHTILGFVFSLNFWRVNRILGIIFVISALIIGLARVVGGVHYPSDVLGGILIALFSTWLIKEIMQK